In one Oryza glaberrima chromosome 2, OglaRS2, whole genome shotgun sequence genomic region, the following are encoded:
- the LOC127761508 gene encoding autophagy protein 5 isoform X2 yields MAAQRDDEAGWSAEAARRVWGGAVPLQVHLHDADVTTLPPPPPFLTLGPRIGYLPLLVPIIKAHFSSTLPPGIDTVWFEYKGLPLKWYIPIGVLYDLLCADPERPWNLTVHFRGYPSEILTPCDGEDSVKWSYMNSLKEAAFIITGNNKNVMNMSQADQGALWQSVMKGNLDGYTNISTRLKLGPFEEDCLVRTSSVEGQQGRVPVRLYVRSVQEDIYDLEDALPVGDWESISYINRPFEVRREEGRSYITLEHALKTLLPEFFSSKASRIPDDSETAPQAPDSAPNDDSDVTPRSCEKLESSASSSPQEANVANKGKIVKLVRVQGIEVDMDIPFLWVANNLKNPECYLHICVYVGTRKREPKNGR; encoded by the exons atggcggcgcagcgcgacgacgaggccgggtggtcggcggaggcggcgcggcgggtcTGGGGCGGCGCCGTGCCGCTCCAGGTCCACCTCCACGACGCCGACGTCACCACCCTCCCCCCACCTCCCCCCTTCCTG ACTTTGGGGCCAAGAATCGGGTATCTTCCACTGTTGGTACCAATTATAAAGGCTCATTTTAGCAGCACACTCCCGCCTGGTATTGACACTGTTTGGTTTGAATACAAAGGGCTGCCCTTAAAATG GTATATACCCATTGGAGTTCTTTACGACCTTCTATGTGCAGATCCAGAACGACCATGGAATTTAACA GTTCATTTTAGGGGATATCCTTCTGAAATTTTAACTCCCTGTGATGGCGAAGATAGTGTAAAGTGGAGCTACATGAATTCCCTGAAAGAG GCTGCCTTCATCATCACTGGCAACAATAAGAATGTGATGAATATGTCTCAGGCTGATCAAGGTGCTTTGTGGCAATCAGTAATGAAAG GTAACTTAGATGGGTATACGAATATCTCCACTAGGCTTAAGCTTGGACCATTCGAAGAGGATTGCTTAGTACGAACTTCGTCAGTAGAGGGTCAACAAG GCAGGGTTCCTGTTCGATTATATGTGCGCAGTGTTCAAGAAGACATTTATGATTTAGAAGATGCACTACCTGTTGGTGATTGGGAAAGCATATCCTATATTAACCGACCATTCGAAGTACGGAGGGAGGAAG GTAGAAGCTACATCACCCTGGAACATGCGTTGAAAACTTTGCTACCTGAGTTCTTCAGCTCGAAGGCATCACGTATACCCGACGATTCCGAAACTGCTCCTCAGGCACCAGATTCAGCCCCTAATGATGATTCTGATGTCACCCCAAGAAGTTGTGAGAAGTTAGAGTCGTCTGCTTCGTCGAGCCCGCAAGAGGCAAATGTGGCCAACAAGGGTAAAATAGTGAAGCTAGTAAGGGTGCAAGGCATTGAGGTCGACATGGACATACCTTTCCTTTGGGTTGCCAACAACCTGAAGAACCCTGAATGCTACCTCCATATTTGTGTGTATGTCGGTACAAGAAAACGAGAGCCTAAGAATGGTAGATGA
- the LOC127761254 gene encoding protein trichome birefringence-like 12, with protein MPRRRLPLLLLLPITLTLFLLFPSPPPPRPPPHQPQPQPLPCGAAPSDATAGRWVPTREPLPPPLYTSSCPFHRNAWNCPRNSRPPVAALSWAPARCGVVPRIDAAEFLAVARGRRIGLVGDSLSENLVVALLCALRSADGGARKWKRRGAWRGGYFPRDDVVVAYHRAVLLAKYTWQPVENSKELHKDGIKGSYRVDVDIPADEWVNVTRFYDVLIFNTGHWWGLDKFPKETPLVFYRGGKPIEPPLGIYDGLKVVLKSMASYIEREVPSKTLKLWRTQSPRHFDGGEWDHNGSCVSDRLLQEHELDLWFDPRFGGVNKEARLVNSAIQEALIGTDIQLLNLTYMSEFRADAHPAIWLGKKDAVAVWGQDCMHWCLPGVPDTWVDILAARILHHLKQANG; from the exons atgccgcgccgccgcctccctctactcctcctccttcccattACCCtcaccctcttcctcctcttcccctctccccctcccccgcggccgccgccgcatcagCCTCAGCCTCAGCCGCTCCCctgcggcgccgccccctccgaCGCCACCGCTGGCCGCTGGGTCCCCACCCGGGAGCCCTTGCCGCCACCGCTCTACACCTCCTCCTGCCCCTTCCACCGCAACGCCTGGAACTGCCCCCGCAACAGCCGCCCACCCGTCGCCGCGCTCTCCTGGGCGCCCGCCCGCTGCGGCGTCGTCCCGAGGATCGACGCCGCGGAGTTCCTGGCCGTGGCCCGGGGGCGGCGGATCGGGCTCGTGGGGGACTCGCTGTCGGAGAACCTGGTCGTGGCGCTGCTGTGCGCGCTCCggtcggcggacggcggcgcgcgcaagTGGAAGCGGCGGGGCGCGTGGCGCGGTGGTTACTTCCCCAGGGatgacgtcgtcgtcgcgtaCCACCGCGCCGTTCTCCTCGCCAAGTACAC GTGGCAGCCTGTAGAGAATTCCAAAGAGCTTCACAAGGATGGAATAAAGGGAAGTTACAGAGTGGATGTTGACATTCCTGCTGATGAATGGGTAAATGTCACCAGGTTCTATGATGTGCTCATTTTCAACACTGGACATTG GTGGGGCCTGGATAAATTCCCAAAAGAGACCCCCCTTGTTTTCTACCGAGGAGGGAAACCAATTGAGCCGCCACTTGGCATCTACGATGGATTGAAAGTAGTCCTAAAAAGTATGGCCTCTTACATTGAAAGGGAGGTCCCAAGTAAAACGCTGAAGCTGTGGCGCACACAGTCACCCAGGCACTTTGATGGAGGTGAATGGGATCACAATGGCAGCTGCGTGTCTGACCGGCTTCTACAAGAACACGAG CTCGACTTGTGGTTCGATCCCAGGTTTGGAGGAGTGAACAAAGAAGCAAGGCTAGTGAATTCGGCGATTCAGGAGGCCCTGATTGGCACAGACATCCAGCTGCTCAACCTGACCTACATGAGCGAGTTCCGTGCCGATGCGCATCCGGCAATCTGGCTCGGAAAGAAGGACGCGGTGGCTGTATGGGGGCAGGACTGCATGCATTGGTGCCTTCCTGGCGTGCCGGACACTTGGGTCGACATCTTGGCTGCTCGGATCTTGCATCACTTGAAGCAGGCAAATGGTTGA
- the LOC127761237 gene encoding pentatricopeptide repeat-containing protein At2g01860, whose amino-acid sequence MSLVNRPLPALYGICTASAKTRAWWLCRDGNLPSTSRISCTEPSNGGSAMELEVMDRNEQTYHENSSASEDEDDDEEEAVEWSKDELDAISALFDRPMRQKPPKPPNPVRQRPLPLPLPHKTRLPNAPAPKQHIRLAARAALSSRSSFSDQVCKNPEVLIGIAREIAALPPESDVSIVLDRWVRFLRKGSLSMTIRELGHMGLPERALQTLCWAQRQTVVPLFPDDRILASTIEVLARFDQLKMEDALEQCVPSASRAVLEAMVSGFIRAGKVGLARKLLEFATINKRTLSPSVHVKLMLEAVRTPEGYGLAAALLDELGERPELHLRQQDCTAVMKVCVKLRRYAAVESLFGWFRDTGGRPTVVMYTAVIHSRCRDGRHREALSLAWEMERHAGGLLDLPAYRVLVKLCVALRDHERGVRYLARMKDAGFVPTGDMYGGLIGGYAAEGRMGRCRRLIREAELAGVKLERRLLSRLSEMGVEHSQL is encoded by the coding sequence ATGTCACTGGTTAACCGGCCGCTCCCTGCACTGTATGGAATTTGCACGGCCTCGGCGAAGACCAGAGCTTGGTGGCTCTGCAGAGATGGCAATCTCCCATCAACAAGTCGAATTTCTTGCACAGAGCCATCGAATGGGGGTTCTGCCATGGAGTTGGAGGTAATGGACCGCAATGAGCAGACATACCATGAGAATTCTTCTGCTTCTGAGGATGAGGACGATGATGAGGAAGAGGCTGTAGAGTGGAGCAAAGATGAGCTTGATGCCATCTCGGCACTCTTTGACCGGCCGATGCGCCAGAAGCCACCAAAGCCGCCAAACCCGGTGAGGCAGCGACCTCTCCCGCTGCCACTGCCTCACAAGACACGACTGCCCAATGCTCCTGCACCAAAGCAGCATATCAGGCTGGCAGCAAGGGCTGCACTTTCTTCACGCTCTTCATTCAGTGACCAGGTGTGCAAGAACCCGGAGGTCCTCATCGGGATTGCCCGGGAGATTGCAGCGCTGCCACCGGAGTCTGACGTGTCCATTGTGCTCGATCGGTGGGTTCGGTTCCTCCGGAAAGGCTCCTTGTCAATGACCATCCGGGAGCTTGGGCACATGGGGCTCCCAGAGAGGGCATTGCAAACACTTTGCTGGGCTCAGAGGCAGACTGTCGTGCCACTCTTCCCCGACGACCGGATTCTCGCTTCGACAATTGAGGTCTTGGCACGCTTCGACCAGCTGAAGATGGAGGATGCGCTAGAGCAGTGCGTCCCTTCAGCGAGCCGTGCTGTTCTTGAAGCCATGGTCAGTGGGTTCATCAGGGCAGGTAAAGTAGGCCTTGCCCGAAAACTCCTCGAGTTCGCCACGATCAACAAGAGGACACTGAGCCCGAGCGTCCACGTGAAGCTGATGCTGGAGGCCGTCCGTACGCCTGAGGGCTACgggctcgccgcggcgctgctGGATGAGCTCGGCGAGAGGCCGGAGCTGCACCTTCGGCAGCAGGACTGCACGGCCGTGATGAAGGTGTGCGTGAAGCTCCGGCGGTACGCCGCCGTGGAGAGCCTGTTCGGCTGGTTCAGGGACACCGGCGGGAGGCCCACGGTGGTGATGTACACGGCGGTGATCCACAGCCGGTGCCGCGACGGGCGGCACCGGGAGGCGCTGTCCCTGGCGTGGGAGATGGAGCGGCacgccggcggcctcctcgaccTGCCGGCGTACCGGGTGCTGGTGAAGCTGTGCGTGGCGTTGCGCGACCACGAGAGGGGCGTCCGGTACTTGGCGAGGATGAAGGACGCCGGGTTCGTCCCGACCGGCGACATGTACGGCGGCCTGATCGGAGGCTacgcggcggaggggaggatgGGCAGGTGCCGGAGGCTGATCAGGGAGGCGGAGTTGGCCGGCGTGAAGCTGGAGAGGAGGCTGCTTTCGCGCTTGTCGGAGATGGGGGTTGAGCATTCTCAGCTCTGA
- the LOC127761508 gene encoding autophagy protein 5 isoform X1: MAAQRDDEAGWSAEAARRVWGGAVPLQVHLHDADVTTLPPPPPFLTLGPRIGYLPLLVPIIKAHFSSTLPPGIDTVWFEYKGLPLKWYIPIGVLYDLLCADPERPWNLTVHFRGYPSEILTPCDGEDSVKWSYMNSLKEAAFIITGNNKNVMNMSQADQGALWQSVMKGNLDGYTNISTRLKLGPFEEDCLVRTSSVEGQQGSDEPESPGSGKPCRVPVRLYVRSVQEDIYDLEDALPVGDWESISYINRPFEVRREEGRSYITLEHALKTLLPEFFSSKASRIPDDSETAPQAPDSAPNDDSDVTPRSCEKLESSASSSPQEANVANKGKIVKLVRVQGIEVDMDIPFLWVANNLKNPECYLHICVYVGTRKREPKNGR, encoded by the exons atggcggcgcagcgcgacgacgaggccgggtggtcggcggaggcggcgcggcgggtcTGGGGCGGCGCCGTGCCGCTCCAGGTCCACCTCCACGACGCCGACGTCACCACCCTCCCCCCACCTCCCCCCTTCCTG ACTTTGGGGCCAAGAATCGGGTATCTTCCACTGTTGGTACCAATTATAAAGGCTCATTTTAGCAGCACACTCCCGCCTGGTATTGACACTGTTTGGTTTGAATACAAAGGGCTGCCCTTAAAATG GTATATACCCATTGGAGTTCTTTACGACCTTCTATGTGCAGATCCAGAACGACCATGGAATTTAACA GTTCATTTTAGGGGATATCCTTCTGAAATTTTAACTCCCTGTGATGGCGAAGATAGTGTAAAGTGGAGCTACATGAATTCCCTGAAAGAG GCTGCCTTCATCATCACTGGCAACAATAAGAATGTGATGAATATGTCTCAGGCTGATCAAGGTGCTTTGTGGCAATCAGTAATGAAAG GTAACTTAGATGGGTATACGAATATCTCCACTAGGCTTAAGCTTGGACCATTCGAAGAGGATTGCTTAGTACGAACTTCGTCAGTAGAGGGTCAACAAGGTTCGGATGAGCCTGAATCCCCTGGATCTGGCAAACCAT GCAGGGTTCCTGTTCGATTATATGTGCGCAGTGTTCAAGAAGACATTTATGATTTAGAAGATGCACTACCTGTTGGTGATTGGGAAAGCATATCCTATATTAACCGACCATTCGAAGTACGGAGGGAGGAAG GTAGAAGCTACATCACCCTGGAACATGCGTTGAAAACTTTGCTACCTGAGTTCTTCAGCTCGAAGGCATCACGTATACCCGACGATTCCGAAACTGCTCCTCAGGCACCAGATTCAGCCCCTAATGATGATTCTGATGTCACCCCAAGAAGTTGTGAGAAGTTAGAGTCGTCTGCTTCGTCGAGCCCGCAAGAGGCAAATGTGGCCAACAAGGGTAAAATAGTGAAGCTAGTAAGGGTGCAAGGCATTGAGGTCGACATGGACATACCTTTCCTTTGGGTTGCCAACAACCTGAAGAACCCTGAATGCTACCTCCATATTTGTGTGTATGTCGGTACAAGAAAACGAGAGCCTAAGAATGGTAGATGA